In Ruminococcaceae bacterium BL-4, one DNA window encodes the following:
- the hslR gene encoding ribosomal RNA binding protein involved in 50S recycling; heat shock protein (Evidence 2a : Function from experimental evidences in other organisms; PubMedId : 10675343, 10675344, 19013177; Product type f : factor) encodes MRLDKYLKVSRLIKRRTVANEACDAGKVLVNQKPARASYDVKEGDLLEITLGSKMIRAKVLSVQEYATKDYAGTMYQILEDSQP; translated from the coding sequence ATGCGTCTTGACAAGTATCTGAAAGTTTCCAGACTGATTAAACGGCGTACCGTTGCAAATGAAGCTTGCGATGCCGGAAAAGTTTTGGTCAATCAAAAGCCTGCACGAGCTTCTTATGACGTCAAAGAGGGAGATCTTTTGGAGATTACGCTCGGCTCAAAAATGATTCGGGCAAAAGTGCTGTCGGTTCAGGAATATGCGACAAAAGATTATGCGGGAACCATGTACCAAATCCTGGAGGATTCTCAGCCTTAA
- the hbs gene encoding non-specific DNA-binding protein HBsu (Evidence 2a : Function from experimental evidences in other organisms; PubMedId : 1382620, 9106208, 10224127, 10231583, 10715001, 11931565, 19210617; Product type f : factor) produces MNKTELIAAVAEKANLSKKDADSAIAAVIDTVVETVAKEDKVQLVGFGTFECRHRSARKGRDPRTNKEIEIPASKIPAFKAGKAFKDAVSK; encoded by the coding sequence ATGAACAAAACGGAACTGATCGCTGCCGTAGCAGAAAAGGCTAATCTTTCTAAAAAGGACGCGGACAGTGCAATCGCTGCTGTCATTGATACTGTCGTAGAAACTGTTGCAAAAGAAGATAAGGTTCAGCTGGTAGGTTTTGGTACTTTTGAGTGCCGTCATCGCAGTGCTCGTAAAGGCCGCGATCCCCGTACCAATAAAGAGATCGAGATCCCCGCTTCCAAGATTCCGGCATTTAAAGCTGGCAAAGCGTTTAAGGACGCAGTTTCTAAGTAA
- a CDS encoding Nucleoside triphosphate pyrophosphohydrolase, which yields MAFSIKEHYDFQDMLEIMRILRAPNGCPWDREQDHHSIRNNFIEETYEAIEAIDTDNIDLMREELGDVLLQVLFHCQIESEKGNFTFADVVDELAHKMIERHPHVFSTVKVNSSKEVLKNWDVIKNHTKHRDSGSEVLKAVSPALPALMRAAKVQKKAQKLGFPEEIKAEENEKTISPERAGAYLFEAVRAVKKAGVEPEEMLSKETEAYLSRYESWEKSSGK from the coding sequence ATGGCTTTTTCGATCAAAGAACATTATGATTTTCAGGATATGCTGGAGATCATGAGAATCCTGCGGGCACCGAATGGCTGCCCATGGGATCGGGAGCAAGATCATCATTCCATTCGCAATAATTTTATCGAAGAAACTTATGAAGCGATTGAAGCTATTGATACAGATAATATCGACCTTATGCGTGAGGAGCTAGGCGATGTTTTGCTGCAAGTGCTTTTTCACTGTCAGATTGAAAGTGAAAAAGGAAATTTTACTTTTGCTGATGTGGTAGATGAATTGGCACATAAGATGATTGAACGTCATCCGCATGTCTTTTCTACGGTAAAAGTGAATTCTTCCAAGGAAGTGCTTAAAAATTGGGATGTGATTAAGAATCACACCAAACATCGGGATTCTGGTTCTGAGGTATTAAAAGCAGTTTCACCGGCATTGCCTGCACTGATGCGTGCGGCAAAAGTACAAAAGAAAGCTCAGAAACTTGGTTTTCCAGAAGAGATCAAAGCAGAAGAAAATGAAAAAACAATTTCGCCGGAAAGAGCGGGAGCATATTTGTTTGAAGCCGTTCGGGCTGTCAAAAAGGCCGGTGTAGAGCCGGAAGAAATGCTCTCAAAAGAGACAGAAGCGTATCTTTCGAGATATGAGTCATGGGAAAAATCTTCCGGAAAATAA
- a CDS encoding Stage V sporulation protein B: MKTRRQGFLKGAAILMGAVAIVKLLGAFFKIPLSWILTPVGMSYFGSAYSLYFPIYSLSAAGFPVAISHLVSECCAKGRFRDVRIIHQISVKLFLCVGLFGFTLMLFLAPPYAQLSSAGQARSLLPAIWALAPSIFFCSMISVYRGFYEGLRDMVPTAVSQILEALCRLIFGLAFSIKAVQIAAQEYAVSKTVWGVPQPTEEYARLAALPMAAAGAIFGVTIGSVVSFFYLWCHYRKTGDGITQQQITASPKASEPKLLLKNLWHMALPVALGSLAVNLSTLADAAWLNAGLRILMGKNAASLLTQYAGELPTEVIRLGEVPSYLYGCFTNATTLFLLIPTLTQALGISALPNVTAAWAAGSKKQITDSLKMVFSVAALLAIPAGLGMSFLAKPICAFLYGPQNAPGITGKILFYLGFAAIFSALGTSVNSLLQAVGRADIPVKILGVGLLVKVIMNWILVPMPQWNVLGAAFSTLLSYFVILVLGLHFLRKVTGVQMQMFSLLWKPILGGTCCVAVALTTEKILSGYFHIAVAVLTAILAAVVIYLLICAVLHAIPHEVAKKRRFREKKKDCT, from the coding sequence ATGAAAACACGTCGGCAGGGATTTTTAAAAGGAGCAGCGATCCTGATGGGCGCTGTAGCGATAGTAAAACTTCTTGGGGCTTTTTTTAAGATTCCGCTAAGTTGGATCTTAACTCCGGTTGGAATGTCTTATTTTGGCAGCGCATATTCTTTGTATTTTCCAATTTACAGCTTATCGGCGGCAGGATTTCCAGTTGCTATTTCTCACCTTGTGAGTGAATGCTGCGCAAAAGGAAGATTTCGTGATGTTCGTATCATTCATCAGATTTCGGTCAAGCTATTCCTATGTGTTGGGCTTTTTGGCTTTACATTAATGCTCTTTTTGGCACCACCGTATGCGCAGCTGTCATCTGCCGGACAGGCGAGAAGTTTGCTGCCGGCAATTTGGGCATTGGCACCGAGCATCTTTTTTTGCAGTATGATCTCAGTTTACAGAGGATTTTATGAGGGACTGAGAGATATGGTCCCTACAGCAGTTTCTCAAATTTTAGAGGCACTTTGCCGATTAATTTTTGGGCTTGCTTTTTCGATTAAGGCTGTGCAGATTGCCGCTCAGGAGTATGCAGTGAGCAAGACTGTTTGGGGTGTCCCACAACCTACAGAGGAATATGCACGTTTAGCAGCACTCCCAATGGCAGCTGCCGGAGCAATTTTCGGCGTCACGATTGGCAGCGTGGTCAGCTTCTTTTATCTCTGGTGTCATTATCGAAAGACTGGGGATGGGATTACACAGCAGCAGATCACAGCTTCTCCAAAGGCATCGGAGCCGAAGTTGCTTCTCAAAAATTTATGGCATATGGCACTGCCTGTAGCGTTGGGATCGCTGGCGGTCAATCTTTCTACTCTGGCAGATGCAGCGTGGCTCAATGCAGGGCTGCGGATTTTAATGGGAAAAAACGCTGCTTCTTTATTAACTCAGTATGCAGGAGAACTGCCTACGGAAGTAATTCGCTTGGGAGAGGTTCCCTCTTACCTTTATGGGTGCTTTACAAATGCGACTACTTTGTTTTTGCTGATTCCAACGCTTACACAGGCTCTTGGAATCAGTGCACTTCCGAATGTTACCGCCGCATGGGCAGCAGGTTCCAAAAAACAAATTACAGATTCGTTAAAGATGGTTTTTAGCGTTGCTGCACTTTTGGCAATTCCGGCGGGACTTGGAATGTCTTTTCTGGCAAAGCCGATCTGTGCATTCCTTTATGGACCGCAAAACGCTCCTGGAATCACAGGCAAAATTTTGTTTTATCTCGGTTTTGCCGCAATTTTCTCTGCACTTGGTACCTCAGTTAACAGTTTGCTGCAGGCGGTAGGAAGAGCGGATATTCCTGTTAAAATTCTTGGGGTTGGATTACTTGTCAAGGTAATCATGAACTGGATTCTGGTGCCTATGCCGCAGTGGAATGTGCTGGGAGCAGCATTCAGCACACTTTTGAGTTATTTTGTTATTTTGGTACTTGGACTTCATTTTCTGCGCAAAGTTACAGGGGTTCAGATGCAAATGTTTTCATTGCTTTGGAAACCAATATTAGGCGGAACATGCTGTGTAGCGGTTGCCCTAACGACTGAAAAGATACTCAGTGGATATTTTCACATAGCGGTTGCTGTTTTAACCGCTATTTTGGCTGCGGTGGTCATATATCTGCTGATTTGTGCAGTCCTACATGCGATTCCACATGAGGTTGCAAAGAAACGCAGATTTCGGGAAAAAAAGAAGGATTGTACTTGA
- a CDS encoding Ferredoxin: MSYKVWASYFSATGTTERVVERIAQRAAEVLKVGKSETFDFTLPGARQNVKEFSKGDLVVFGVPVYAGRVPNVLVKYLHTIKGNGALAVPVVCYGNRNFDDALIELRDILEEDGFLTIAGAAFIGEHSFSTILAAGRPDAEDLRKADHFAEEVCRLLPHLPQEHQPVKVEGEEPYRPYYVPRDRKGEKVNILKVKPKTSDDCINCGLCARVCPMGSISAENVREFIGICIKCGACVKKCPQHAKYYDDHNYLYHQRELELGFERRAEPVTFLSESME, encoded by the coding sequence ATGAGTTATAAAGTGTGGGCATCCTATTTTAGTGCGACCGGTACAACAGAAAGAGTTGTAGAACGGATTGCGCAGAGGGCGGCAGAAGTTTTGAAGGTAGGAAAATCGGAAACCTTTGATTTTACTTTGCCGGGAGCAAGACAAAATGTCAAGGAATTTTCCAAAGGAGATCTAGTGGTTTTTGGAGTCCCTGTTTATGCCGGAAGAGTGCCGAATGTTCTGGTCAAATATTTACATACGATTAAAGGAAACGGAGCGTTAGCGGTTCCGGTTGTGTGTTATGGGAATCGGAATTTCGATGATGCTTTGATTGAACTGCGTGATATTTTGGAAGAAGATGGCTTTTTAACAATTGCAGGTGCTGCTTTTATTGGAGAACATTCTTTTTCGACGATTTTGGCGGCAGGGCGTCCGGATGCGGAAGATCTCCGGAAAGCAGATCATTTTGCAGAAGAAGTTTGCAGGCTGCTTCCTCATTTGCCGCAGGAGCACCAGCCGGTTAAAGTAGAAGGAGAGGAGCCGTATCGTCCTTATTATGTGCCGCGGGATCGCAAGGGAGAAAAGGTTAATATTTTAAAAGTGAAGCCAAAGACAAGCGATGATTGCATTAACTGCGGACTTTGTGCCAGAGTTTGTCCAATGGGTTCCATCAGTGCAGAGAATGTCCGAGAATTCATCGGAATCTGCATTAAATGCGGAGCCTGCGTGAAAAAATGTCCTCAGCACGCTAAATATTATGATGATCATAACTATCTCTATCATCAGCGCGAGTTGGAACTGGGATTTGAACGTCGGGCAGAGCCGGTTACTTTTTTGTCGGAATCAATGGAATAA